In Rahnella sikkimica, the following are encoded in one genomic region:
- the kbl gene encoding glycine C-acetyltransferase: MSVSFYRQLEDQLDQARAEGLFKEERILTTPQQAEVSVAGGKPVINFCANNYLGLANHPELLQAAKAGLDSHGFGMASVRFICGTQDTHKELEHRLADFLGMDDAILYSSCFDANGGLFETLLTEEDAIISDALNHASIIDGVRLCKAKRYRYANNNMAELEACLEQAKKDDARHILVATDGVFSMDGVIANLKGVCDLAERFDALVMVDDSHAVGFVGAEGRGTHEYCDVMGRVDIITGTLGKALGGASGGYTAARQEVIDWLRQRSRPYLFSNSLAPSIVSASLKVLSMLEAGSELREKLLRNAKLFREKMTAAGFTLAGADHAIIPVMLGEARLAQEFAALLQQEGIYVTGFFYPVVPKGQARIRTQMSAAHSTEQIEKAVSAFTQIGKKLGVIA; this comes from the coding sequence ATGTCTGTTTCGTTTTATCGCCAGTTAGAAGATCAGCTTGACCAGGCGCGTGCCGAAGGGCTGTTTAAAGAAGAACGCATTCTGACCACGCCGCAGCAGGCCGAAGTGTCCGTCGCGGGCGGCAAGCCGGTCATCAATTTTTGCGCGAATAACTACCTCGGGCTGGCAAACCATCCGGAATTACTTCAGGCCGCAAAAGCGGGGCTCGACAGCCACGGTTTTGGCATGGCGTCGGTACGTTTTATTTGCGGCACGCAAGATACTCACAAAGAACTCGAACATCGCCTGGCAGATTTTCTGGGAATGGACGACGCCATTTTGTATTCCTCCTGCTTTGATGCCAACGGCGGATTATTCGAAACGCTGCTCACCGAAGAAGATGCGATTATTTCTGATGCGCTGAACCACGCGTCGATTATTGACGGGGTTCGTCTTTGTAAGGCTAAACGTTATCGCTATGCCAATAACAATATGGCCGAACTTGAGGCGTGTCTGGAGCAGGCGAAAAAGGACGACGCGCGGCATATTCTCGTGGCGACAGACGGCGTGTTTTCGATGGATGGCGTTATTGCCAATCTGAAAGGCGTTTGTGATCTGGCGGAGCGTTTTGATGCGCTGGTCATGGTGGATGATTCCCATGCCGTCGGTTTTGTTGGCGCGGAAGGGCGCGGAACGCACGAATATTGTGATGTTATGGGCCGCGTGGATATTATCACCGGCACGCTCGGCAAAGCGCTGGGCGGCGCATCCGGCGGATATACTGCCGCGCGTCAGGAAGTGATCGACTGGCTTCGTCAGCGTTCCCGTCCTTATCTTTTCTCAAACTCTCTGGCTCCTTCGATTGTCTCCGCTTCCCTGAAAGTCCTGTCGATGCTGGAAGCCGGCAGCGAGCTGCGTGAAAAGTTGCTGCGTAATGCCAAACTCTTCCGTGAAAAAATGACCGCTGCTGGTTTCACGCTGGCCGGAGCCGATCACGCCATTATTCCCGTGATGCTCGGCGAAGCACGGCTGGCGCAGGAATTTGCCGCACTGCTACAGCAGGAAGGTATTTACGTCACCGGCTTCTTCTATCCCGTGGTGCCAAAAGGGCAGGCGCGTATCCGCACACAAATGTCTGCCGCGCACAGCACGGAACAAATCGAAAAGGCGGTCAGCGCCTTCACACAAATTGGCAAAAAACTTGGCGTGATCGCCTGA
- the tdh gene encoding L-threonine 3-dehydrogenase → MKALAKLKREEGIWMTDAPVPEMGHNDLLIKIRKTAICGTDVHIYNWDAWSQKTIPVPMVVGHEYVGEVVGIGQEVKGFSIGDRVSGEGHITCGHCRNCRGGRTHLCRNAQGVGVNRPGAFAEYLVLPAFNAFKIPDNISDDLAAIFDPLGNAVHTALSFDLVGEDVLISGAGPIGIMAAAICKHVGARHVVITDMNEYRLELARKMGVTRAVNVSQQSLPDVMEELGMTEGFDVGLEMSGAPAAFRSMLNAMNHGGRIAMLGIPSTEMAIDWNQVIFKGLFIKGIYGREMFETWYKMAALIQSGLDLTPLITHHFPIDDFQKGFDAMRSGHSGKVILDW, encoded by the coding sequence GTGAAAGCCTTAGCAAAACTGAAACGTGAAGAAGGCATCTGGATGACCGACGCGCCGGTGCCGGAGATGGGACATAACGATCTGCTGATCAAAATCCGCAAAACCGCCATCTGCGGAACGGATGTGCATATCTACAACTGGGATGCGTGGTCGCAAAAAACCATTCCGGTACCGATGGTGGTCGGGCATGAATATGTCGGCGAAGTCGTGGGAATTGGTCAGGAAGTGAAAGGTTTTAGTATTGGCGACCGGGTTTCAGGTGAAGGGCACATTACCTGTGGTCATTGCCGAAACTGCCGTGGCGGCCGCACGCATTTATGCCGAAATGCACAAGGTGTGGGCGTTAACCGTCCCGGCGCTTTTGCGGAATATCTGGTTTTGCCTGCCTTTAATGCTTTCAAAATTCCGGACAATATTTCCGACGATCTTGCGGCTATTTTCGACCCATTAGGCAACGCTGTGCATACTGCTTTGTCGTTTGATCTGGTCGGGGAAGATGTTCTGATCAGCGGCGCGGGGCCGATTGGTATTATGGCGGCGGCGATTTGCAAACATGTCGGTGCACGCCATGTGGTGATCACGGACATGAATGAATACCGTCTGGAGCTGGCCCGTAAAATGGGCGTGACCCGCGCGGTGAATGTCAGCCAGCAGAGTTTGCCGGACGTCATGGAAGAGCTTGGCATGACCGAAGGTTTTGACGTGGGACTCGAAATGTCCGGCGCACCGGCGGCGTTTCGCAGCATGCTCAATGCCATGAACCACGGCGGGCGTATTGCGATGCTGGGTATTCCGTCGACCGAAATGGCTATCGACTGGAATCAGGTCATCTTCAAAGGGCTGTTCATCAAAGGGATTTATGGCCGGGAAATGTTTGAAACCTGGTACAAAATGGCGGCGCTGATCCAGTCTGGTTTAGACCTGACACCGCTAATTACGCATCACTTCCCGATTGATGATTTCCAGAAAGGCTTTGATGCAATGCGTTCAGGGCATTCCGGAAAAGTGATTCTGGACTGGTAG
- a CDS encoding divergent polysaccharide deacetylase family protein has translation MRYKKSVLAALCGTALFVCQVQAAKLSILIDDFGYRQHEENQVLQMPKAVSVAIFPNAPDSQMMMNKAHQQGREILIHLPMAPLSKQPLEKNTLTPSMSAAEVKRIVDQAISNIPYAIGINNHMGSAMTSSLTGMENVMQAMNAHNLFFLDSMTIGNTQSVKAAQGTRVKVIKRNVFLDDVQNEAEIRRQFERAIQLARKNGYAIAIGHPHPTTVKVLQQMLPNLPSDIVLVRPSDLLDEAQRAAPSGKPVNIPPAKPSRKGISQCRIKHPVQPVYAGSLFSVVGESLQSLPAVQFVERQYGVLVSFIDKPAAAQVEPVAAPKK, from the coding sequence TTGCGATATAAAAAGTCCGTTTTAGCTGCGCTTTGTGGTACTGCGTTATTCGTTTGTCAGGTTCAGGCAGCGAAGTTATCCATCCTGATAGATGACTTTGGTTATCGCCAGCATGAGGAAAACCAGGTACTCCAGATGCCAAAAGCGGTATCCGTAGCGATTTTCCCCAATGCGCCAGATTCGCAGATGATGATGAACAAAGCCCATCAGCAGGGCCGTGAAATCCTAATCCACCTGCCGATGGCACCGCTGAGTAAACAACCGCTGGAAAAAAATACGCTGACGCCGTCCATGAGCGCGGCCGAAGTGAAGCGGATTGTCGATCAGGCCATCAGCAATATCCCTTACGCCATCGGCATCAATAACCATATGGGCAGCGCCATGACGTCCAGCCTGACAGGCATGGAAAACGTCATGCAGGCCATGAATGCCCATAATTTGTTTTTCCTCGACAGCATGACTATTGGCAACACTCAGTCGGTTAAAGCTGCTCAGGGCACCCGCGTGAAGGTCATCAAGCGCAATGTCTTTTTAGATGATGTGCAAAATGAAGCCGAAATACGCCGCCAGTTCGAACGCGCGATTCAGTTAGCCCGCAAGAATGGTTATGCGATTGCCATCGGGCACCCGCATCCGACCACGGTGAAAGTGCTGCAACAAATGCTGCCGAACTTGCCGTCCGATATTGTGCTGGTGCGTCCGAGTGATTTGTTAGATGAAGCCCAGCGCGCCGCGCCGTCGGGTAAACCGGTGAATATCCCGCCTGCTAAACCATCACGCAAAGGCATCAGCCAGTGCCGCATTAAACATCCTGTACAGCCCGTTTATGCCGGCAGCCTGTTTAGCGTCGTGGGAGAAAGCCTGCAATCACTGCCAGCCGTCCAGTTCGTTGAACGCCAGTATGGGGTTTTGGTGAGTTTTATTGATAAACCGGCCGCCGCGCAAGTGGAGCCGGTTGCTGCTCCTAAGAAATAA
- the envC gene encoding murein hydrolase activator EnvC, with product MRTRLSAPDKVVSAFPSPALLLCASLLTLSVSVHADENKDQLKTIQQNIAEKEKSVKQQKQQRGTLLQQLQAQEKTIASASTQLRGTQSTLATLNKDIAGLNASIDKLQKQQKTQEAILAKQLDAAFRLGQHKGLQLLLSGEETERSERIMAYFGYLNEARQKTIEELKQTRTKLAEQRVSLQSKETQQKSLLGEQQTQQQKLEQARSARKQTLTALESSLQKDEQSLTELRANEASLQNKIAAAERAAKARAEKEAREAAAVRAKEQQAKKTGTTYKPTQSEQSLMARTGGLGRPSGQNIWPVNGSLIHRFGEQLQGELRWKGIVISAREGSDVRAIADGRVILADWLQGYGLVVVIDHGRGDMSLYGYNQDALVSVGDQVRTGQAVAKVGNSGGQGQPSLYFEIRRQGQAVNPQPWLGR from the coding sequence ATGAGAACCCGCCTTTCCGCTCCGGACAAGGTCGTATCTGCTTTCCCATCTCCAGCCTTATTACTTTGCGCTTCATTGTTAACTCTCTCCGTGAGTGTGCACGCTGACGAAAACAAAGATCAGCTCAAAACCATCCAGCAGAACATTGCGGAAAAAGAGAAAAGCGTAAAGCAGCAGAAACAGCAGCGCGGAACGTTGTTGCAACAGTTGCAGGCACAGGAAAAAACCATTGCCTCAGCCAGCACCCAGTTGCGCGGGACGCAGTCGACACTGGCGACGCTGAATAAAGATATCGCCGGGCTGAATGCCTCTATTGATAAACTGCAAAAACAACAGAAAACGCAGGAAGCCATTCTTGCAAAGCAGCTGGATGCGGCATTCCGTCTCGGCCAGCACAAAGGCCTGCAACTGCTGTTAAGCGGTGAAGAGACCGAACGCAGCGAACGCATCATGGCCTATTTTGGCTATCTGAATGAAGCCCGCCAGAAAACCATCGAAGAACTCAAACAAACGCGCACCAAACTGGCCGAGCAGCGGGTTTCCCTGCAATCGAAAGAAACTCAGCAAAAAAGCCTGTTAGGCGAGCAGCAAACGCAGCAACAAAAACTTGAACAGGCCCGTTCGGCGCGAAAACAAACGCTGACCGCGCTGGAATCCTCGTTGCAAAAAGACGAGCAAAGCCTGACAGAGTTGCGCGCCAACGAAGCCAGTTTGCAGAATAAAATTGCCGCCGCAGAACGCGCTGCAAAAGCCCGTGCCGAGAAGGAAGCGCGCGAAGCCGCCGCCGTCCGTGCGAAAGAACAGCAGGCGAAGAAAACCGGCACCACCTATAAGCCGACCCAAAGTGAGCAATCACTGATGGCGCGTACCGGTGGCCTGGGAAGGCCGTCCGGTCAGAATATTTGGCCGGTTAACGGTTCGTTGATACACCGTTTCGGCGAACAGCTGCAGGGTGAACTACGCTGGAAAGGTATTGTTATTTCAGCCAGAGAAGGCAGCGACGTCCGGGCAATTGCCGACGGTCGCGTCATTCTGGCTGACTGGTTACAAGGGTACGGGCTGGTTGTGGTTATCGATCACGGCAGAGGTGATATGAGTCTGTACGGGTACAACCAGGATGCGTTAGTCAGCGTCGGTGATCAGGTCAGAACCGGCCAGGCCGTTGCTAAAGTAGGAAACAGCGGCGGACAGGGCCAGCCATCGCTGTATTTTGAAATTCGTCGTCAGGGTCAGGCAGTTAATCCACAGCCGTGGTTGGGAAGATAG
- the gpmM gene encoding 2,3-bisphosphoglycerate-independent phosphoglycerate mutase, with product MSSNKKPMVLVILDGYGFREEQQDNAILNAKTPVMDKLWATQPHTLIAASGLDVGLPDGQMGNSEVGHVNLGAGRIVYQDLTRLDKEIKEGDFFNNSVLTGAVDRAISAGKAVHIMGLLSAGGVHSHEDHIMAMVELAHRRGAKAIYLHAFLDGRDTPPRSAEAALKRFSEKFAEIGTGRIASIVGRYFAMDRDNRWDRVQLAYDLMSQAKGAFTADNALAGLQAAYARDENDEFVKPTVLQAAGEETAAINDGDAMIFMNFRADRAREITRAFINTDFDGFSREKVINFGDFIMLTEYAADIKAACAYPPASLKNTLGEWLMAHKKTQLRISETEKYAHVTFFFNGGMEDPFEGEDRILVKSPNVATYDLQPEMSSAELTDKLLGAIASGKYDTIICNYPNGDMVGHTGVYDAAVNAVEALDQCVAQVVDAVKAVGGQLLITADHGNAEQMRDPATGQAHTAHTSLPVPLIYVGGNAQVIEGGKLSDIAPTMLSLMGMEIPAEMSGKPLFIAR from the coding sequence ATGTCGAGCAATAAAAAACCGATGGTTCTGGTTATTCTTGATGGCTACGGATTTCGCGAAGAACAACAAGATAACGCGATTCTGAATGCAAAAACGCCGGTCATGGATAAGCTGTGGGCGACTCAGCCACATACCCTGATTGCTGCGTCAGGTCTGGACGTGGGTCTGCCTGATGGCCAGATGGGCAACTCCGAAGTGGGCCACGTCAATTTAGGCGCGGGCCGTATCGTTTATCAGGATCTCACCCGCCTGGATAAAGAAATCAAAGAAGGCGACTTCTTTAATAATAGCGTACTGACCGGCGCGGTTGATCGCGCAATCAGCGCAGGCAAAGCCGTTCACATTATGGGTCTGCTGTCCGCAGGCGGCGTTCACAGCCACGAAGACCACATCATGGCGATGGTCGAACTGGCTCACCGCCGTGGCGCGAAAGCCATTTATCTGCACGCGTTCCTGGATGGCCGCGACACACCTCCGCGCAGCGCTGAAGCCGCATTAAAACGTTTCTCTGAGAAATTTGCAGAAATCGGCACCGGCCGCATCGCGTCTATCGTGGGTCGTTACTTCGCGATGGACCGTGATAATCGCTGGGATCGCGTGCAACTGGCTTATGACCTGATGTCTCAGGCCAAAGGCGCATTCACAGCGGACAACGCTCTGGCAGGCTTGCAGGCCGCTTACGCCCGTGACGAAAATGATGAGTTCGTGAAACCTACCGTGTTGCAGGCTGCCGGCGAAGAAACCGCAGCAATCAATGACGGCGACGCGATGATCTTCATGAACTTCCGTGCTGACCGTGCGCGCGAAATCACCCGTGCCTTCATCAACACCGACTTCGACGGTTTTTCCCGCGAAAAAGTGATCAACTTCGGCGATTTCATCATGCTGACCGAATACGCCGCTGATATTAAAGCTGCCTGCGCGTACCCGCCTGCATCACTGAAAAACACGCTGGGCGAATGGCTGATGGCACATAAGAAAACTCAGCTCCGTATCTCCGAAACTGAGAAATATGCCCACGTCACCTTCTTCTTCAACGGTGGTATGGAAGATCCGTTTGAAGGTGAAGACCGCATTCTGGTGAAATCACCGAACGTCGCGACCTATGATTTACAACCGGAAATGAGTTCAGCAGAACTGACCGACAAACTGCTGGGCGCGATTGCCAGCGGCAAATATGACACGATCATCTGTAACTATCCGAACGGTGACATGGTTGGCCATACCGGTGTTTATGACGCTGCCGTCAACGCGGTAGAAGCGCTGGATCAATGTGTTGCTCAGGTTGTGGATGCGGTTAAAGCGGTCGGCGGGCAACTGCTGATCACCGCCGATCACGGTAACGCAGAGCAAATGCGTGACCCGGCAACCGGCCAGGCGCACACAGCGCATACCAGCCTGCCGGTTCCGCTGATTTATGTGGGCGGCAACGCGCAAGTCATCGAAGGCGGGAAATTGTCTGATATTGCGCCGACCATGCTCTCCCTGATGGGGATGGAAATCCCGGCTGAAATGAGCGGCAAACCCCTGTTTATCGCACGCTAA
- a CDS encoding rhodanese-like domain-containing protein, which yields MQDIMPFISAHPVLSLAWVALLIAVIVTTFKTRFSKVKEITRGEATRLINKEDAVVVDVRAREEFRKGHIAESQNVLSADIKNNNLGELSKHKAQPVIVVCATGQTSRTAAEGLIAAGFERVFTLKEGISGWSGENLPLARGK from the coding sequence ATGCAAGATATTATGCCATTCATCAGTGCGCATCCGGTTCTCAGCCTGGCGTGGGTTGCGTTACTGATTGCAGTAATTGTGACCACCTTTAAAACACGTTTTTCTAAAGTGAAAGAGATCACGCGTGGCGAAGCAACCCGCCTGATCAACAAAGAAGATGCTGTTGTTGTCGATGTTCGCGCGCGTGAAGAATTCCGCAAAGGCCACATCGCAGAATCCCAAAATGTGCTGAGTGCAGACATTAAAAACAATAACCTGGGCGAGCTGAGCAAGCATAAAGCGCAACCGGTTATCGTTGTTTGCGCTACCGGCCAGACTTCCCGTACGGCGGCAGAAGGCCTGATCGCGGCCGGTTTCGAACGTGTTTTCACGTTAAAAGAAGGTATCAGCGGCTGGAGCGGTGAAAACCTGCCTTTAGCACGCGGTAAGTAA
- the grxC gene encoding glutaredoxin 3 has translation MAKIEIYTKATCPYCHRAKALLNSKGASFDEIAIDGDADTREKMIARSGRSTVPQIFIDGQHVGGCDDLHALDARGGLDPLLG, from the coding sequence ATGGCTAAAATTGAAATCTATACCAAGGCAACCTGTCCTTATTGCCATCGTGCGAAAGCCCTGCTCAATAGCAAAGGCGCTTCATTCGATGAAATCGCTATTGACGGTGACGCAGATACGCGTGAAAAAATGATTGCCCGCAGCGGTCGTTCGACTGTTCCTCAGATTTTTATCGACGGACAGCACGTGGGCGGTTGCGATGATTTACATGCACTTGATGCGCGTGGTGGACTTGACCCTTTGCTGGGTTAA
- the secB gene encoding protein-export chaperone SecB has protein sequence MSEQNNTEMAFQIQRIYTKDISFEAPNAPQVFQQDWQPEVKLDLDTASSQLAEGVYEVVLRVTVTSSLGDETAFLCEVQQGGIFTISGIDGNQMAHCLGAYCPNILFPYARECITSLVSRGTFPQLNLAPVNFDALFMNYLQQQAEGEGAEPHQDA, from the coding sequence ATGTCAGAACAAAACAACACCGAGATGGCTTTCCAGATCCAACGTATCTACACCAAAGATATTTCTTTCGAAGCGCCAAATGCTCCTCAGGTTTTCCAGCAGGACTGGCAGCCGGAAGTGAAACTGGATCTTGATACGGCTTCCAGCCAGCTGGCTGAAGGCGTATATGAAGTCGTCTTGCGTGTGACCGTAACTTCTTCACTGGGTGACGAAACTGCATTCCTGTGCGAAGTTCAACAGGGTGGTATCTTCACTATCTCCGGTATTGATGGCAACCAGATGGCACATTGCCTGGGTGCATACTGCCCGAACATTTTGTTCCCGTATGCGCGTGAGTGCATCACCAGCCTGGTTTCACGCGGTACCTTCCCGCAACTGAACCTGGCACCTGTTAACTTCGACGCTCTGTTCATGAACTATCTGCAACAGCAAGCTGAAGGCGAAGGTGCTGAACCGCATCAGGATGCCTGA
- the gpsA gene encoding NAD(P)H-dependent glycerol-3-phosphate dehydrogenase, producing the protein MKTVNASMTVIGAGSYGTALAITLARNGHPVVLWGHNPDHINALQQARCNQEFLPDVSFPENLLLETDLSVALAASRNVLVVVPSHVFGDVLRQLKPHLRTDARVVWATKGLEAETGRLLQDVAREELGDAIPLAVVSGPTFAKELAAGMPTAISLAATDASFAEDLQQLLHCGKSFRVYSNPDFIGVQLGGAIKNVIAIGAGMSDGIGFGANARTALITRGLAEMTRLGSALGADPATFMGMAGLGDLVLTCTDNQSRNRRFGIMLGQGKDVQTAQDTIGQVVEGYRNTKEVRALAQRNNVEMPITEQIYQVLYCGKDAREAAISLLARASKDEKHSH; encoded by the coding sequence ATGAAAACCGTCAATGCGTCAATGACTGTTATCGGTGCCGGATCTTACGGCACCGCTTTAGCGATTACTCTCGCCAGAAATGGCCATCCCGTTGTGCTCTGGGGACACAATCCCGATCACATCAATGCCTTACAACAAGCCCGTTGTAATCAGGAATTCCTTCCTGATGTTTCGTTCCCCGAAAATCTGCTGCTCGAAACCGATCTGTCCGTCGCGTTAGCGGCCAGCCGTAATGTACTGGTTGTTGTGCCGAGCCACGTTTTTGGTGACGTCCTGCGTCAGCTGAAACCGCATTTGCGCACCGATGCGCGCGTAGTGTGGGCGACGAAAGGGCTTGAGGCAGAAACCGGACGCTTGTTGCAGGATGTCGCGCGTGAAGAGCTGGGTGATGCGATTCCGTTAGCCGTGGTTTCCGGGCCGACATTTGCTAAAGAGCTGGCTGCCGGTATGCCGACAGCTATTTCGCTGGCAGCCACCGATGCGAGTTTTGCGGAAGATCTTCAGCAGTTGCTGCATTGCGGCAAGAGTTTCCGGGTTTACAGCAATCCTGATTTTATCGGCGTACAGCTTGGCGGCGCGATTAAAAACGTCATCGCCATTGGAGCCGGTATGTCCGATGGGATTGGCTTTGGTGCGAATGCCCGAACTGCACTGATCACCCGTGGTCTGGCCGAAATGACCCGTCTGGGCTCCGCACTGGGTGCTGATCCTGCGACATTTATGGGCATGGCGGGGCTGGGCGATTTGGTGTTAACCTGCACAGACAACCAGTCACGTAACCGTCGTTTCGGCATTATGCTGGGACAGGGCAAAGATGTTCAGACTGCCCAGGACACCATCGGTCAGGTTGTTGAAGGCTATCGCAACACGAAAGAAGTACGGGCGCTGGCTCAGCGTAATAACGTTGAGATGCCGATTACGGAACAGATTTACCAGGTGTTGTACTGCGGTAAAGATGCCCGTGAGGCGGCCATCAGTCTGCTTGCCCGTGCGAGCAAGGACGAAAAACACAGCCACTGA
- the cysE gene encoding serine O-acetyltransferase, whose amino-acid sequence MSLEELELVWNNIKSEARALAECEPMLASFFHATLLKHETLGSALSYILANKLGNPIMPAMAIREVVEEAYRNDEQMILSAARDILAVHQRDAAVDKFSTPLLYLKGFHALQAYRIGNWLWKQDRKALAIYFQNQISVSFGVDIHPAARIGCGIMFDHATGIVIGETAVVENDVSILQSVTLGGTGKTVGDRHPKIREGVMIGAGAKILGNIEVGAGAKIGAGSVVLQSVPAHTTAAGVPARIVGRPESERPSMDMDQHFNGIAQGFEFGDGI is encoded by the coding sequence ATGTCGCTAGAAGAATTAGAACTGGTCTGGAATAACATTAAATCAGAGGCGAGAGCACTGGCTGAGTGTGAACCGATGCTGGCCAGCTTTTTCCATGCGACGTTACTCAAACATGAAACGCTGGGCAGCGCGCTGAGCTACATTCTGGCTAACAAGCTGGGAAACCCAATCATGCCGGCGATGGCGATTCGTGAAGTGGTCGAAGAGGCTTACCGCAACGACGAGCAAATGATCCTCTCCGCGGCACGCGATATTCTGGCGGTGCATCAGCGTGATGCGGCGGTCGACAAATTCTCCACGCCATTGCTTTACCTCAAAGGTTTTCACGCGCTTCAGGCGTATCGCATCGGTAACTGGCTGTGGAAGCAGGATCGCAAAGCGCTGGCGATTTATTTCCAGAACCAGATTTCTGTCTCCTTCGGCGTGGATATTCACCCGGCGGCGCGTATTGGTTGCGGCATCATGTTTGACCACGCCACCGGGATTGTCATCGGTGAAACGGCCGTGGTTGAGAACGATGTGTCGATTCTGCAATCGGTCACGCTCGGGGGGACGGGCAAAACGGTCGGCGACCGCCATCCGAAAATTCGTGAAGGCGTGATGATTGGCGCGGGCGCGAAAATCCTCGGCAATATCGAAGTCGGTGCAGGGGCAAAAATCGGGGCGGGTTCTGTCGTATTGCAGTCCGTTCCGGCGCACACCACGGCAGCAGGTGTTCCTGCACGCATCGTCGGACGGCCTGAGAGCGAACGACCTTCAATGGATATGGATCAGCACTTCAACGGTATCGCGCAGGGTTTTGAATTCGGCGACGGTATCTGA
- the trmL gene encoding tRNA (uridine(34)/cytosine(34)/5-carboxymethylaminomethyluridine(34)-2'-O)-methyltransferase TrmL, protein MLNIVLFEPEIPPNTGNIIRLCANTGCQLHLIEPLGFGWDDKRLRRAGLDYHEFAHIKHHANYDAFLSSENPQRLFALTTKGTPAHSSVSYQDNDFLLFGPETRGLPATILDALPARHKIRIPMLAESRSMNLSNAVSVVVYEAWRQLGYPGALLKE, encoded by the coding sequence ATGCTTAACATCGTTTTATTTGAACCAGAAATCCCGCCAAATACCGGCAATATTATCCGTTTGTGTGCCAACACCGGATGTCAGCTTCATCTCATCGAGCCGTTGGGTTTCGGCTGGGACGATAAGCGTCTGCGCCGTGCCGGGCTCGATTATCACGAATTCGCGCATATCAAGCATCACGCAAACTACGACGCCTTTCTCAGCAGCGAAAATCCGCAGCGCCTGTTCGCATTGACCACCAAAGGCACGCCCGCTCACAGCAGCGTAAGCTATCAGGATAATGATTTCCTGCTGTTTGGTCCGGAAACACGCGGCCTGCCTGCAACGATTTTGGATGCACTGCCTGCCAGACATAAGATCCGTATTCCGATGCTCGCAGAAAGCCGCAGCATGAACTTGTCGAATGCTGTTTCTGTGGTGGTTTACGAGGCCTGGCGCCAGCTGGGATATCCCGGAGCTTTACTCAAAGAGTAA